The following are encoded together in the Bacteroidales bacterium genome:
- a CDS encoding peptidylprolyl isomerase — translation MKANSKRFFLSVFTSVFFVIVFAQQKNNDPVLLTIAGKPITKSEFMAVYLKNNNKGSDLKQESISDYLEMYINFRLKVKEAEELGYDTTKSFVSELNGYRKQLAQPYLADKEANDKLINEAYDRMKKKIRASHILINCISEALPKDTLAAYNKIMQIRERILKGEDFSTVAKEVSDDYTAKDVPASKMSSLKKGNGGDLGYFTVFNMVYPFETVA, via the coding sequence ATGAAAGCAAATAGTAAAAGATTTTTTTTATCTGTATTTACATCAGTTTTTTTTGTTATTGTTTTTGCACAGCAAAAAAATAACGACCCTGTTCTTCTCACAATCGCAGGAAAGCCCATTACTAAATCGGAGTTTATGGCGGTTTACCTGAAAAATAATAATAAAGGTAGCGACTTGAAACAGGAAAGCATTTCTGATTATCTTGAAATGTACATAAACTTTAGATTGAAAGTAAAAGAAGCCGAAGAGCTTGGTTATGACACCACCAAAAGTTTTGTCAGCGAACTTAACGGTTATCGCAAACAATTGGCACAGCCATATCTTGCTGATAAAGAAGCAAACGATAAACTTATTAATGAAGCTTATGATAGAATGAAGAAAAAAATAAGAGCAAGTCATATTTTAATTAACTGCATTTCCGAAGCTCTTCCCAAAGATACGCTTGCCGCTTACAATAAAATAATGCAAATCAGAGAAAGAATTTTAAAAGGAGAAGATTTTTCAACTGTTGCAAAAGAAGTTTCCGATGATTATACAGCTAAAGATGTACCTGCTTCAAAAATGAGTTCGTTAAAAAAAGGTAATGGCGGCGACCTTGGCTATTTCACTGTTTTCAACATGGTTTATCCTTTTGAAACTGTTGCTTA
- a CDS encoding ABC transporter permease, with amino-acid sequence MSFHLFENIRIALNSVRSHLLRTILTVLIIAFGIMALVGILTAIESIKSSISSNFSRLGANSFTIRGSDMNIHVGHGGRKPKIFLKITYHEAMNFIGAFEFPASVSVSVLASGATTVKYQSKKTNPNVGLIGATENNFYNRGYEIEKGRNLSPQEYILGNNVTVIGSEIASTLFGKENPLNKVIEIGNGKYKVIGVIKEKGSSIGFSGDRICFISLNNARRNFPQPDQSYTIAVRVNNPQQVKPAISEATGLFRNIRKLSIYQVDNFEVAKSDNIAEMLIDNIKRVTISATIIGFITLLGAAIGLMNIMLVSVTERTREIGIRKATGANKSTIKRQFLVEAIVICQMGGMLGIILGILIGNMISLLIGSSFIVPWKWIFSGIVLCFGVGLISGYYPAAKASNLDPIESLRYE; translated from the coding sequence ATGAGTTTTCATTTGTTCGAGAATATCAGAATTGCATTAAATTCCGTTAGAAGCCATTTGCTAAGAACTATTTTGACAGTGCTTATCATTGCTTTTGGTATTATGGCGCTTGTAGGAATTCTCACTGCAATAGAATCCATAAAATCTTCAATAAGCAGTAATTTTTCACGTCTCGGAGCAAATTCTTTTACTATTCGCGGAAGTGATATGAACATTCATGTTGGACATGGAGGCAGAAAACCGAAAATATTTCTTAAAATAACTTATCACGAAGCAATGAATTTTATTGGAGCATTTGAATTTCCTGCAAGTGTTTCAGTATCGGTTCTTGCATCGGGTGCAACTACCGTTAAATATCAGTCGAAAAAAACAAATCCTAATGTAGGTTTAATAGGTGCTACTGAAAATAATTTTTATAACCGGGGATATGAAATTGAAAAAGGCAGAAATTTAAGTCCTCAGGAATATATATTAGGCAATAATGTAACAGTTATAGGAAGCGAAATTGCTTCTACTTTATTTGGAAAAGAAAATCCTTTAAATAAAGTAATTGAAATTGGAAACGGAAAGTATAAAGTAATCGGAGTGATTAAAGAAAAAGGTTCAAGCATCGGCTTTAGCGGCGACCGAATTTGCTTCATTTCATTGAATAATGCACGCCGGAATTTTCCTCAACCCGACCAATCGTATACTATTGCAGTACGAGTAAATAACCCGCAACAAGTTAAACCTGCGATTAGTGAAGCCACGGGCTTGTTTCGCAATATCAGAAAATTAAGTATATATCAAGTAGACAATTTTGAAGTTGCCAAAAGTGATAATATCGCCGAAATGTTAATAGATAACATAAAGCGTGTTACTATATCAGCAACAATTATCGGATTTATAACTTTACTTGGTGCTGCGATAGGATTGATGAACATTATGCTTGTATCGGTTACAGAGAGAACCCGTGAAATTGGAATTAGAAAAGCAACAGGTGCAAATAAAAGTACAATAAAAAGACAATTTCTTGTTGAAGCAATTGTAATTTGCCAGATGGGAGGTATGCTGGGAATAATACTTGGAATACTTATAGGAAATATGATTTCATTGTTGATAGGAAGCAGTTTTATTGTTCCGTGGAAATGGATTTTTTCGGGAATTGTTTTGTGTTTTGGGGTTGGTTTGATTTCGGGTTATTATCCTGCAGCAAAAGCATCTAACTTAGACCCCATCGAGTCATTGCGTTATGAATAA
- the arfB gene encoding alternative ribosome rescue aminoacyl-tRNA hydrolase ArfB — translation MNIKGIQFDSEFRFKTSRSSGAGGQNVNKVSSKVELDFDIINSALLTEEQKQIILQKLTNRISKEGILQVISQTERNQLGNKEIAIKKFYELLNKCFIVRKKRKPTKPSRSSKERRLESKKRNAEIKKLRKKDW, via the coding sequence GTGAATATCAAAGGAATACAATTCGATTCGGAGTTTCGTTTTAAAACTTCACGAAGCAGTGGCGCTGGAGGACAAAACGTAAATAAAGTTTCATCAAAAGTGGAACTTGATTTTGATATTATAAATTCTGCTTTGCTTACCGAAGAGCAAAAACAAATCATTCTGCAAAAACTCACGAATAGAATTTCAAAAGAAGGAATATTGCAGGTAATTTCTCAAACCGAGAGAAATCAATTAGGAAATAAAGAAATTGCTATAAAAAAGTTTTATGAGTTACTCAATAAATGTTTTATTGTACGTAAAAAACGAAAACCAACAAAACCTTCCAGAAGCTCAAAAGAAAGACGTTTAGAATCCAAGAAACGAAATGCGGAAATTAAAAAATTAAGAAAAAAAGATTGGTAG